From the genome of Bacillota bacterium:
CTATCCTCATACGTGTGCTGATAGATAATGTCAATCTCGGGATTCATAAGAATCAATCCATGGAGTGTTCCTGCTATATCGCCGATTGGCGCCCGATCCAAATGATGGTAGATGAAAGTTGCCGTAACCTCTGTGCCTACTCCGACCGTGGACTTTACAACAAGGTCTCCGCCGGCCCTTTGAGCAGCCTGGGCAAAAAGGGAAAGGCCCAGTCCTACTTCCCGGGTCTTTCTCGTCGTATAAAAAGGATCAGTTATCTGCTTCAGCATACTTTGGGGAATGCCGCGACCATTATCAGTAATTATAATCCGTAATAAGTCCTCCGCTGGTTTTTCATCGATGCTGATGCCGACTAAAGAAGCAGAAGCAGCGATTGAATTCTGCGCGATATCCAGGATATGCAGGGACAACTCTCTCATATATTTACCTCAACCTCAAATCGTTCGCTATTGGGTAACTGTCGCCTTGCTGTCGGCATGTTCTGCTTCAGCAGCTATTGTACGGCCCTTGTACTGCTCCAGAACAGCAGATACACTTTCAGGAGTAAGCCGGCCGTGAGTATCGTCATTAATCATGATTACCGGTGCCAGTCCGCAGGCACCAATGCAGGCTACAGTCTCTAAGGTAAACTCCAGATCATCTGTTGTGCCGCCACTCTTAATATCCAATTCTTTTTCAATCGCTTTCAGAACTTCAGCTCCGCCCCTTACGTGACAAGCTGTACCGGTGCAGACCCTGATAATATTCTTGCCCCGCGGCTTAAGATGAAACTGAGTGTAAAAAGTCACAACTCCATACACTTTGGCTAAGGGCAGTCCAAGGTTTGCTGCGATTTCACTTAATATGTCTTGCGGAAGA
Proteins encoded in this window:
- a CDS encoding ATP-binding protein, whose amino-acid sequence is MRELSLHILDIAQNSIAASASLVGISIDEKPAEDLLRIIITDNGRGIPQSMLKQITDPFYTTRKTREVGLGLSLFAQAAQRAGGDLVVKSTVGVGTEVTATFIYHHLDRAPIGDIAGTLHGLILMNPEIDIIYQHTYEDSIFTLDTRDIKAELGGVPINHQAVTMWLRKFITQGLEDLYGGE
- the nuoE gene encoding NADH-quinone oxidoreductase subunit NuoE, which encodes MACVCGHGKESYEKYLAPLKEILSSYAPEQHNLIPILQEAQDQYGYLPQDILSEIAANLGLPLAKVYGVVTFYTQFHLKPRGKNIIRVCTGTACHVRGGAEVLKAIEKELDIKSGGTTDDLEFTLETVACIGACGLAPVIMINDDTHGRLTPESVSAVLEQYKGRTIAAEAEHADSKATVTQ